Proteins encoded in a region of the Planococcus citri chromosome 1, ihPlaCitr1.1, whole genome shotgun sequence genome:
- the LOC135832524 gene encoding phosphoinositide 3-kinase adapter protein 1-like isoform X3, with the protein MEDELDVLLISCGENETSLTWGNYLITCFQQISKDRNIPSFKLHSVKLEDIVAPLLENGTIDKYPEARVQIVVVCPKFMEKIQSIPEAETSLGKLFRPEKVVALMLGLGVQEQWDNNHIRTVIPKYELWRKMTVKDVDRISVEDFLGVAMDILSKSRQIQEALNLEQQQTHFSIMPKKIKVGQNRILVLLNEPITVKDDIKITIDKNGQHLDVGTVKRRNPYTLQFSVPASCFQISMLVFVCVEKNGKNLGRRQVKCESKMRELDQIIRTLENPINFMCQSFNLNMNDKDQLDTFLCNVFQKNVPPHFHLLNPCIPIDKTTTSNEEFPTLLHFTAKYGLEKLSWVLMESPGCEQACHIRNCSQMTPSEIAERANHTQLSKILKDFKHMAELSNVYNYVKNMNSGKEKNTSENNYMLPRPVDDTYLIPPAARPVDPSLMPPPIADSPNSPSGSTSDPYYMNFKRGHVPSMVNTPVSPTSINSLTSFQNYEVPPTARPCTPYTPNSPTSPIGKKFEGYLEMNPIEKELNNFGSVSSFNTNSEFPENFGSFNKLDTCEGVSSPTDSTATSKYSSASHLLSREKVSPDDELLEIINDFKHDVLTINEVEALVEKWQNRNDVQQSFKDRQDQLDKMREEYDRIQRKMKEHMKSTPLEKIRRFFSRGKSKRRNSRDRASSFESDMLTAFKAASSNISIQSSSSSASSRTNSISNGSGGNNDGGQRQYDRTRLSLEKLNPKKKKFNHYVEIPASVAKPVEAADNSEYVQPDNVPPTSHNNRLSSCSSSVVNDTIHECIESDNMESCSNSNANLEIRRNTYHSNGTVLKNYKSLDHFRTNSLRLESKKKSKNAQNKVKSAENLICDREWVKNNKNGERTAPNSDTSSEATSKPSGTASCQILCAQTIQCLSGLTNDEAQNDDMPTSSDLTFQFDKEPDDNESSTLSECGSVDSRQNSSLDLSSLSLNSNCTVDENGDIKCSLEFKITEEGEMETEDAPSILSMDHQCAKMCASLPEYANVTMQNSPTIPRRCGYTVVSS; encoded by the exons ATGGAAGATGAGTTGGATGTACTGTTGATATCATGTGGCGAAAACGAAACATCCTTGACTTGGGGTAATTACCTGATAACCTGTTTCCAACAGATTTCCAAAGACCGAAATATTCCATCTTTCAA ATTACACAGCGTTAAATTAGAAGATATAGTAGCACCGTTGCTCGAAAATGGCACCATTGATAAATACCCAGAAGCCAGAGTACAAATCGTGGTTGTATGTCCGAAGTTCATGGAGAAAATCCAATCGATTCCAGAAGCTGAAACTTCACTGGGTAAATTATTCCGGCCCGAAAAAGTGGTAGCGTTGATGTTGGGGTTAGGCGTTCAGGAGCAATGGGATAATAATCATATTAGAACAG TTATTCCTAAATACGAACTGTGGAGGAAAATGACGGTGAAGGACGTGGATAGAATATCGGTGGAAGATTTTCTCGGGGTGGCCATGGATATCTTGAGTAAATCTCGACAGATACAAGAAGCCCTCAACTTGGAACAGCAACAAACTCATTTCTCAATAAtgcctaaaaaaatcaaagtg GGACAAAATAGAATATTAGTGCTTTTAAACGAACCTATCACGGTAAAAGACGATATCAAAAtaacaattgacaaaaatggacaacaTCTCGATGTCGGAACGGTGAAACGGAGGAACCCGTATACTTTACAATTCTCCGTACCAG CTTCCTGtttccaaatttcaatgttGGTGTTCGTTTGCgtggaaaaaaatggcaaaaatttggGCAGAAGGCAGGTCAAGTGTGAAAGTAAAATGAGAGAATTAGATCAAATAATACGAACGCTGGAAAATCCGATTAATTTCATGTGTCag agtttCAATTTGAATATGAACGACAAAGATCAGTTGGATACCTTCTTGTGTaacgtatttcaaaaaaatgttccacctcattttcatttacttaatcCTTGCATTCCAATCGACAAAACTACCACGA GCAATGAAGAATTTCCAACGCTTTTACATTTCACCGCAAAATatggtctggaaaaattatCTTGGGTACTGATGGAGAGTCCAGGTTGTGAACAAGCTTGCCATATTCGTAACTGTTCTCAAATGACTCCTTCTGAAATAGCAGAACGAGCGAATCATACacaattatccaaaattttgaaagacttcaag caTATGGCTGAACTGTCAAACGTATACAATTacgtgaaaaatatgaattccGGTAAGGAGAAaa ACACATCTGAAAATAACTACATGTTACCGAGACCTGTAGATGATACCTATCTAATTCCACCAGCGGCTCGACCAGTTGATCCATCTTTGATGCCTCCACCGATCGCCGATTCTCCAAATTCTCCATCAGGCTCGACTTCTGATCCTTATTACATGAATTTTAAAAGAGGTCATGTTCCATCCATGGTGAACACACCCGTGTCTCCAACATCCATCAATTCTCTTAcctcatttcaaaattatgaagttCCACCAACTGCTCGGCCATGCACTCCATACACTCCAAATTCACCGACTTCACCAATCGGTAAAAAATTCGAGGGATATTTGGAAATGAATCCGATAG aaaaagaattgaataattttggctCCGTCAGTAGTTTTAATACGAATAGcgaatttcctgaaaattttggtaGTTTTAATAAATTAGACACTTGTGAAGGAGTATCTTCTCCCACCGATAGTACTGCAACGTCCAAATATA GTAGTGCAAGTCATCTACTGAGCAGAGAAAAAGTATCACCTGATGACGAGTTATTAGAAATAATTAACGATTTCAAACACGACGTTTTGACAATCAATGAAGTTGAAGCTTTGGTTGAAAAATGGCAGAATCGAAACGATGTTCAACAGTCATTCAAAGATAGACAA GATCAGCTGGATAAAATGAGGGAAGAATATGATAGAATACAGCGCAAAATGAAAGAACACATGAAAAGCACACCTTTGGAGAAAATTCGAAGATTTTTCAGTCGTGGAAAATCAAAAC GTCGCAATTCTCGAGATAGAGCTAGTAGTTTTGAATCTGATATGCTGACTGCTTTTAAAGCAGCAAGTAGCAACATTAGCATACAAAGTTCATCATCGA gtgcTTCATCACGTACCAATAGTATAAGTAATGGAAGTGGAGGAAATAACGACGGTGGACAAAGGCAATACGATCGGACTAGATTATCATTGGAg AAACTAAATCCAAAGAAAAAGAAGTTCAATCATTATGTTGAAATCCCTGCATCTGTTGCAAAACCAGTAGAAGCTGCAGATAATTCCGAATATGTGCAACCTGATAATGTGCCACCCACCTCTCATAATAACCGCTTGAGTAGCTGTAGCAGTTCAGTAGTAAATGATACCATTCACGAATGCATCGAAAGTGATAATATGGAGTCGTGTTCAAATTCTAATGCGAATTTAGAAATCAGGCGCAATACTTATCACTCAAATGgcactgttttgaaaaattacaaaagccTAGATCACTTTCGAACAAACTCATTACGACTTGAATcgaagaagaaatcaaaaaatgctcagAACAAGGTCAAAAGCgccgaaaatttgatttgtgaTCGTGAATGGGtgaagaataataaaaatggaGAAAGAACTGCCCCAAATTCGGATACCTCATCCGAAGCTACTTCAAAACCAAGCGGTACTGCATCTTGTCAAATCCTTTGTGCTCAAACAATCCAGTGCTTGTCTGGATTGACTAATGATGAAGCTCAAAATGACGATATGCCTACATCATCTGATCTTACTTTCCAATTTGATAAAGAACCTGATGATAATGAAAGCTCAACGCTGTCAGAATGTGGTAGTGTCGATTCTCGTCAGAATTCCTCCCTAGATCTATCTTCACTGTCACTtaattctaattgcacagtgGATGAAAATGGAGATATCAAGTGCTCCCTGGAGTTCAAAATCACAGAAGAAGGCGAGATGGAAACAGAAGATGCTCCTTCAATATTGTCAATGGATCATCAGTGCGCTAAAATGTGTGCTTCGTTACCCGAATATGCGAACGTTACTATGCAAAATTCACCCACCATACCACGTAGATGCGGATACACAGTGGTTTCGTCTTAA